From the Lentisphaera araneosa HTCC2155 genome, the window ACGGCTCTCTGAAAAAGGAATGTATCAGAGTTAATTGCCCTTTGAGTATGGCTGATGCTAAGCGTCTTATCGGCGAATATATTGAGTATTACAATACCCAGAGGCTTCACAGCTCTATTTACTATATCGCTCCACATGACAGGCTTAATGGTCTCACGCAACAGATTCTTGACAAGAGAGATCAAAAATTAAAACTGGCTAAACAAAAGAGAATGGAAAGCAATTCCATAATCTCAATGCAGCCACACTTCTCAAAAAACACCTCAATGGAGGGGGAGGTTGGTGGAATGCGGGGATAAATGAATGATTAAGGACTTATCGGTTATTGATTTTTTAATCGCCTATGATAGGTCTATACCACCCAGCTTAAAATCGATTTCATTTTGAGAAGTTTTAGATGAACCAAGACAAATCTATCAAATCCCGTATGGAGCAGAGCATGAAGACGCATATTTCAGCGAATGAAGCAACTTACGGACCACAACAATATAAAACTTTTGCTGGAGCTTTAACAGCTTTTTTCTCAGAGGAGTGTCCGCAACTGGGAGGAATGAGGACTCGGCAAGTTTTGAGCTCAACTATTATCTCTATGGTCAATAAATTCTATCCCGAAACTTCTCATTTAAAACAGGGTCAGACGCCATGGGTGACCACTGACAAAAATGCGACTAAATCATACGGAAAAAAGATCAATCAAACACCTTTAGTGAGTGTTATCCTAGATTTAGTACGAGCAGAAGATATTCAAGAGCGCAAAGACGGTAAGAAGCTCAGAGACATAAAAAAGGAAGCTGTTGCAAGGGTGCTCAAACAAAGTTATAAGCAAGGTGGCTGTATGACCTCGGTTGAATTAGCCATTCTTTTAAAGATCTCTCCACCAACTGTGGGTAAGTATATTAAAGAATGGGAACTGGAACACAATGAGGTCTTACCTCGAAGAGGTTCAATACATGATATGGGGCCAACTCTCACGCACAAAAAAATTATAATTGAAAAACTTTTCATAAAGAAACTCAGCGTTCAACAAGTAAGTCGTGAGACTTATCATTCATTCCAGGCTATCCAGCGTTATATCAGCAAATTTAAACAGGTTCTTATCTGTTATAAGAAGGGCATGAATATCAATGAGATCGCCAAAGTTATTGGAAATACATCCCGGTTAATCAAAGAATATGAAGCTATCATCTTGGAGTACAAAGACCGAGGGTTTGTTTTAGAGCAAATCATCAATACGGACGCAAAGGTGGACTCACAATACGAAACCATCGTCAATGACTTGAACTCTCAGAAAAACTAAATATCTGTACGTAAGGGGACAAATACACCTCACGGACAAATGACCTTATTTATTATGCTTTGATAAGGCCATTCATTTGCAATATGTACCCACCTTTTCGTCAAGGGCTTGCATTAAATCATCAAATTTTATAATCTTTAAAACTCGTTTTAAATTATAAGCGAAATGTGCAAGTGAGCATTCAGCCAGGACCATTTCCTTACCGAGAACTAAAAAACCATTGGTAAGAAACTGAGTTTTAATTGTCCCATATGGGTGCTCAACTGTTCCTTTACGTGTAGCCATCATCACTTTGTTTTCGAGAATCCTTGGTGTTGCTCGTTCTTGATATTGCTGATGCTCCCAACGTGATAAAATGCGTTTTTTTGCTGTCGTACAACGGTGCTTTATAGAACAAGTATCGCATGCATTTTTGTTAGCATATTGATTAAATAATCGGCCCCTTTGAGAGGTAGTTCTAATTTTCTTTAAAGTACTTTTATGGGGGCACAGATAAGTATCTTTTTGTGGATCATAAATAATGGCTTCTTTTCGATACATTCCTTGTTGTACATTTGATGACTTATTAACTATTGGTAAGTAGGGGATAATCCCCATAAGCGCTAAACAGAATAAATCATTCTGTAGTGTGTTTTTCACACAGTCTCTTTAGTATGTGGGGAACTCTAAACTAAAGTTTGAACTACGAGCCG encodes:
- a CDS encoding DUF1670 domain-containing protein, with protein sequence MKTHISANEATYGPQQYKTFAGALTAFFSEECPQLGGMRTRQVLSSTIISMVNKFYPETSHLKQGQTPWVTTDKNATKSYGKKINQTPLVSVILDLVRAEDIQERKDGKKLRDIKKEAVARVLKQSYKQGGCMTSVELAILLKISPPTVGKYIKEWELEHNEVLPRRGSIHDMGPTLTHKKIIIEKLFIKKLSVQQVSRETYHSFQAIQRYISKFKQVLICYKKGMNINEIAKVIGNTSRLIKEYEAIILEYKDRGFVLEQIINTDAKVDSQYETIVNDLNSQKN
- a CDS encoding transposase gives rise to the protein MKNTLQNDLFCLALMGIIPYLPIVNKSSNVQQGMYRKEAIIYDPQKDTYLCPHKSTLKKIRTTSQRGRLFNQYANKNACDTCSIKHRCTTAKKRILSRWEHQQYQERATPRILENKVMMATRKGTVEHPYGTIKTQFLTNGFLVLGKEMVLAECSLAHFAYNLKRVLKIIKFDDLMQALDEKVGTYCK